From the Brassica napus cultivar Da-Ae chromosome A8, Da-Ae, whole genome shotgun sequence genome, one window contains:
- the LOC106397225 gene encoding ATP-dependent DNA helicase Q-like 2 has protein sequence MESEAIQVELQSLELEINDVQGQISALIEHQDRLYERKSELKTLLKAVAASVTPVASSCPDGSSAVENWSEPFEWDSRADDIRFNIFGISKYRANQREIVNAIMAGRDVLVIMAAGGGKSLCYQLPAILRGGTTLVVSPLLSLIQDQVMGLAALGISAYMLTSTSGKENEKFVYKALEKGEDDLKILYVTPEKVSKSKRFMSKLEKCHNAGRLSLISIDEAHCCSQWGHDFRPDYKNLSILKTQFPKVPMVALTATATQKVQNDLIEMLHIPKCVKFVSSVNRPNLFYSVREKSLVGKAVVDEIAEFIRESYSNNESGIVYCFSRKECEQIAGELRERGISADYYHAEMDVNMREKVHMRWSKNKLQVIVGTVAFGMGINKPDVRFVIHHSLSKSMETYYQESGRAGRDGLPSECVLFFRSGDVPRQSSMVFYEYSGLQNLYDIVRYCQSKTKCRRSAFFRHFGEPSQDCNGMCDNCALSSEVKEVDVSDLAKLVVSMVQEMQAKDQRVTMLQLGDKLRTKHKDLSAELKREEIEHLVIKLIVDSVLKEEFQHTPYSTNAYVTTGPLANQLLQGRKTIKTETSSRQINKKSKRSSSFSGLESKLDELRKEISAAHGSMLPHTVLSTQQIGLISSQKPDSLQELESIIGKLKTDKYGDKILEVMRHDTVSEQLVEDGTKEDTCKSRSSKRAKTQKNVVLLESSEEEEA, from the exons ATGGAAAGTGAAGCGATTCAGGTCGAGCTTCAAAGCTTAGAGCTCGAGATCAACGATGTTCAAG GTCAGATAAGTGCTTTGATAGAGCATCAAGACAGGTTGTACGAGAGAAAGTCTGAGCTTAAGACATTGTTAAAAGCAGTTGCAGCTTCAGTAACACCTGTCGCATCTTCTTGTCCTGATGGCTCGAGTGCTGTGGAGAATTGGTCCGAACCATTCGAGTGGGATTCACGCGCTGATGACATCAGGTTTAACATTTTCGGCATATCCAAATACAGAGCTAACCAGAGAGAA ATAGTTAACGCTATAATGGCTGGTAGGGATGTTCTGGTGATCATGGCAGCAGGTGGTGGCAAGAGTCTTTGCTATCAGCTTCCTGCTATACTTCGTGGTGGCACAACTCTTGTTGTCAGCCCTTTACTTTCACTCATTCAGGATCAG GTTATGGGTTTGGCGGCTCTAGGGATTTCAGCTTACATGCTGACTTCTACTTCTGGCAAGGAGAATGAGAAGTTTGTGTACAAGGCACTTGAAAAGGGTGAAGATGACCTCAAGATACTTTATGTGACACCTGAAAAGGTATCAAAGAGTAAAAGATTCATGTCGAAGCTTGAAAAGTGTCACAATGCTGGTCGCCTCTCTCTTATTTCAATTGAT GAGGCTCATTGTTGTAGTCAGTGGGGTCACGATTTTCGGCCTGATTACAAGAACTTGAGCATTCTTAAAACTCAGTTTCCCAAAGTTCCCATGGTGGCTTTAACC GCAACTGCTACACAGAAGGTCCAAAATGATCTGATAGAGATGCTGCATATTCCTAAATGCGTCAAATTTGTTAGCAGTGTTAACAGGCCAAATCTCTTTTACTCG GTGCGAGAAAAGTCGCTGGTTGGTAAAGCTGTGGTTGATGAGATCGCAGAGTTCATACGAGAATCATATTCTAACAATGAATCTGGAATAGTGTATTGTTTCTCTCGGAAGGAGTGTGAACAG ATTGCAGGAGAACTACGAGAAAGAGGGATATCTGCTGATTATTACCACGCAGAAATGGATGTAAATATGCGAGAAAAAGTTCATATGCG ATGGAGTAAGAACAAGTTGCAGGTCATTGTTGGAACA GTTGCCTTCGGCATGGGAATCAACAAACCTGATG TCAGGTTTGTTATCCACCACAGTTTAAGCAAATCAATGGAGACTTACTATCAG GAGAGTGGTCGTGCTGGTCGTGATGGCCTCCCATCTGAGTGCGTCCTCTTTTTCCGTTCGGGTGATGTTCCCAGGCAG AGTTCCATGGTCTTCTACGAGTATTCTGGTCTGCAGAATCTCTACGATATAGTACGATACTGTCAG TCGAAAACAAAATGTCGTCGAAGTGCTTTTTTCCGTCATTTTGGAGAGCCGTCACAAGATTGCAACG GAATGTGCGACAACTGTGCCTTGTCAAGTGAGGTCAAGGAAGTTGATGTATCGG ACCTAGCTAAGCTCGTGGTTTCTATGGTGCAAGAAATGCAAGCTAAGGATCAAAGAGTGACAATGTTGCAGCTGGGTGACAAACTGAGAACTAAGCATAAGGATCTAA GTGCTGAGCTaaagagagaagagatagaACATCTCGTGATAAAACTGATTGTTGACTCGGTATTG AAAGAAGAATTCCAGCACACACCATACTCGACAAACGCTTATGTAACAACGGGACCGTTGGCAAACCAATTGTTGCAAG GAAGAAAGACGATCAAAACGGAAACCTCAAGCAGACAAATAAAcaagaaatcgaaaagaagTAGTTCATTTTCTGGATTAGAATCCAAGCTTGACGAGCTAAGGAAAGAGATATCTGCAGCTCATGGAAGCATGCTCCCTCACACTGTCCTCTCAACTCAGCAGATTGGGTTGATAAGTTCCCAAAAACCAGATTCATTACAAGAG TTGGAGAGCATAATAGGAAAACTGAAAACAGACAAGTACGGTGACAAGATTCTAGAAGTGATGAGACATGATACGGTCTCTGAACAACTTGTTGAAGATGGAACAAAGGAAGATACATGTAAAAGCAGATCAAGTAAAAGAGCTAAGACACAGAAGAATGTTGTTTTGTTAGAGAgcagcgaagaagaagaagcttga
- the LOC106397276 gene encoding F-box/kelch-repeat protein SKIP25 yields MATVAAVTPPAKRRRTDGGKDIAIIEGLPDHVSEICLSLVCRPSLLAAVCTRWRRLVYSPEFPPFSSLYALFVDSNSDPARVNPAIRFMCFDPVSSKWDPLPPPPPDPPLHRILYRHPSYISFNFPIQCVSAAGKLVLIAASNREFSPAISHPLIFDPVSSTWTSGPPLESPRRWCATGACGGVVYVASGLGSQFSPIVARSIEKLDLTDHNRSNWQKLREMRDSRFSREAIDAVGWRRKLLMVNVKGDAIKEGAIYDVVNDDWEAMPEEMAAGWRGPVAAMEEETLYSVDERNGTVRIYNEEERVWREVTVVEGGEEMLKGAQQVTAFAGKLCVVNVDGSIVVVDVMAEPAKIWTVENPEGLEPVSVHVLPRMSRPDILHFRKI; encoded by the coding sequence ATGGCTACCGTCGCCGCGGTAACACCGCCGGCGAAGCGAAGAAGAACCGACGGCGGAAAAGATATCGCCATAATCGAAGGACTTCCCGACCACGTATCAGAGATATGCCTTTCCCTCGTCTGCCGTCCGTCACTACTCGCCGCCGTTTGTACACGGTGGCGCCGCCTCGTTTACTCCCCCGAGTTTCCACCGTTCTCGTCTCTCTACGCGCTTTTCGTGGATTCGAACTCGGATCCAGCTCGGGTCAACCCAGCTATCCGGTTCATGTGTTTCGACCCGGTTTCTTCTAAATGGGATCcgcttcctcctcctccacccgACCCACCTCTTCACCGGATTCTCTACCGTCATCCGTCGTATATTTCTTTTAACTTTCCGATTCAGTGCGTTTCCGCCGCCGGAAAACTCGTTCTCATCGCCGCGAGTAACCGCGAattctctccggcgatctcccacCCTCTAATTTTCGATCCAGTCTCTTCTACTTGGACCTCCGGGCCTCCATTAGAATCCCCGAGACGGTGGTGCGCAACCGGAGCTTGCGGCGGAGTCGTATACGTTGCTAGTGGTTTGGGTTCGCAGTTCTCCCCAATCGTCGCGAGATCGATCGAGAAACTTGATCTCACGGATCATAATCGGAGTAACTGGCAGAAGCTAAGAGAGATGAGAGACTCACGGTTTAGCCGTGAAGCCATTGACGCAGTTGGATGGAGAAGGAAGCTTTTAATGGTGAATGTTAAAGGGGATGCGATTAAAGAAGGAGCTATATACGACGTCGTTAACGACGATTGGGAAGCGATGCCGGAGGAAATGGCGGCGGGATGGAGAGGCCCGGTGGCGGCTATGGAGGAGGAGACGCTTTATTCAGTTGATGAGAGGAATGGAACAGTGAGAATATACAATGAGGAGGAGAGAGTGTGGAGGGAAGTAACGGTGGTGGAAGGTGGAGAAGAGATGCTTAAAGGAGCTCAGCAAGTTACGGCGTTCGCCGGCAAACTCTGTGTTGTTAACGTTGACGGAAGTATTGTTGTGGTGGATGTTATGGCGGAGCCGGCAAAGATTTGGACCGTGGAGAACCCCGAAGGGCTTGAACCGGTTTCGGTTCATGTATTGCCAAGAATGAGCCGACCGGATATCTTACACTTTAGAAAAATCTAG